A region of Streptomyces sp. R44 DNA encodes the following proteins:
- a CDS encoding NAD(P)-dependent oxidoreductase encodes MHIGVIGATGTIGSRVVAEALERGHHISAFSRDATDAAAGETRENITWASLDVCDADGIAAVLPGLDVLVSAFQPGNAARDLTDTVKRSIADSGVYAEAARALLKALESHPRTRLIVIGGAGSLEVEPGVVLADAEERLHETLDAVGLPREYAAAVRGHRDALNVLRTSNRRWTYFSPAEDIAPGERTGRFRIGEDQPVRDAEGRSRVSAEDAAVALVDEAELPRFVQRRFTIGY; translated from the coding sequence ATGCACATCGGAGTCATCGGAGCCACCGGAACCATCGGCAGCCGCGTCGTCGCGGAAGCCCTGGAGCGCGGGCACCACATCAGCGCCTTCAGCCGCGACGCCACGGACGCGGCGGCGGGGGAGACCCGCGAGAACATCACCTGGGCGAGCCTCGACGTGTGCGACGCGGACGGCATCGCCGCCGTCCTGCCCGGACTCGACGTGCTCGTCAGCGCCTTCCAGCCCGGGAACGCCGCCCGGGACCTCACGGACACCGTGAAGCGTTCCATCGCCGACTCCGGCGTCTACGCCGAGGCGGCACGGGCCCTGCTCAAGGCCCTGGAGAGCCACCCCAGGACCCGGCTCATCGTGATCGGCGGCGCGGGCAGCCTGGAGGTCGAGCCCGGAGTGGTGCTCGCCGACGCGGAGGAGCGCCTCCACGAGACCCTCGACGCCGTCGGCCTGCCCCGGGAGTACGCGGCGGCGGTACGCGGCCACCGCGACGCCCTGAACGTGCTGCGCACCTCGAACCGCCGGTGGACCTACTTCAGCCCCGCCGAGGACATCGCGCCCGGCGAGCGCACCGGTCGCTTCCGCATCGGCGAGGACCAGCCGGTCCGGGACGCCGAGGGCCGCAGCCGCGTCTCGGCGGAGGACGCGGCCGTGGCCCTCGTGGACGAGGCGGAGCTGCCCCGCTTCGTCCAGCGCCGCTTCACGATCGGCTACTGA
- a CDS encoding TetR/AcrR family transcriptional regulator, whose product MTGTSEAPKGTAPAGRGRRQRLRAETTAEIKDTALRLMASGGPDAITLRAIAREMGMTANAIYGYFATRDDLVTALIDDVYSALADSVEAAWAQTPAEDPAARILAWARAFRTWALTNPEGFRLVYGDPVPGYRAPEAGPAPDAARRVCTGLAGLAAAAWPHAEPLYRDSAFTWSDFDAGLLDKVRPAFPELPPAGVALALRLWGHLHGLVALEVYGHLGRQTASPDKLFQEELARLVTSLGVPA is encoded by the coding sequence ATGACCGGGACTTCAGAAGCACCGAAGGGCACGGCTCCGGCCGGGCGGGGACGCCGTCAGCGGCTCCGGGCCGAGACCACCGCCGAGATCAAGGACACGGCGCTGCGCCTGATGGCCTCGGGCGGTCCCGACGCCATCACCCTGCGGGCCATCGCCCGCGAGATGGGCATGACGGCCAACGCGATCTACGGCTACTTCGCCACGCGCGACGACCTGGTCACCGCGCTCATCGACGACGTGTACTCCGCGCTCGCCGACTCCGTCGAGGCGGCCTGGGCCCAGACCCCCGCCGAGGACCCGGCCGCCCGGATCCTGGCCTGGGCCCGCGCCTTCCGCACCTGGGCCCTGACGAACCCCGAGGGCTTCCGGCTCGTCTACGGCGACCCCGTGCCCGGCTACCGCGCCCCCGAGGCGGGTCCCGCGCCGGACGCGGCCCGCCGGGTGTGCACCGGGCTCGCCGGCCTCGCGGCGGCGGCCTGGCCGCACGCCGAACCCCTGTACCGGGACAGCGCGTTCACCTGGTCCGACTTCGACGCCGGACTCCTCGACAAGGTCCGTCCGGCCTTCCCCGAGCTGCCGCCCGCCGGCGTCGCCCTGGCACTGCGGCTCTGGGGGCACCTGCACGGACTCGTGGCCCTGGAGGTGTACGGCCACCTCGGCCGCCAGACGGCCAGCCCGGACAAGCTCTTCCAGGAGGAGCTGGCCCGGCTGGTGACGAGCCTCGGGGTCCCGGCCTAG
- a CDS encoding DEAD/DEAH box helicase, with protein MAGSLIRAECGQDGGVTLIDQLPPTADPDALFEAFSSWAEDRGITLYPAQEEALIEVVSGANVILSTPTGSGKSLVAAGAHFTALANDQVTFYTAPIKALVSEKFFDLCKLFGTENVGMLTGDASVNADAPVICCTAEVLASIALRDGKYADIGQVVMDEFHFYAEQDRGWAWQIPLLELPQAQFVLMSATLGDVSMFEKDLTRRTGRPTSVVRSATRPVPLSYEYRLTPITDTLTELLETKQAPVYIVHFTQAQAVERAQSLMSINMCTREEKDQIAELIGNFRFTTKFGQNLSRYVRHGIGVHHAGMLPKYRRLVEKLAQAGLLKVICGTDTLGVGVNVPIRTVLFTALTKYDGNRVRTLRAREFHQIAGRAGRAGFDTAGFVVAQAPEHVIENEKALAKAGDDPKKRRKVVRKKAPEGFVAWSDTTFEKLIDAEPEPLTSRFKVTNIMLLSVIARPGNAFEAMRKLLEDNHEPRKAQLRHIRRAIAIYRSLLDGGVVEQLDEPDAEGRTIRLTVDLQQDFALNQPLSTFALAAFDLLDPESPSYALDMVSVVESTLDDPRQILAAMQNKARGEAVGQMKADGVEYEERMERLQDISYPKPLEELLWHAYNVYRKSHPWVGDHPVSPKSVIRDMYERALTFTEFTSWYELARTEGIVLRYLASAYKALDHTIPDDLKTEDLEDLIAWLGEMVRQVDSSLLDEWEQLANPEIQTAEEAQEKADQVKPVTANARAFRVLVRNAMFRRVELAALDNVDALGDLDAEAGWDADAWGEAMDAYWDEYDDLGTGPDARGPKLLAIEEDAAHGLWRVRQTFADPNGDHDWGISAEVDLAASDEEGRAVVRVTSVGQL; from the coding sequence ATGGCCGGTTCCCTCATCCGAGCGGAATGCGGGCAAGATGGGGGCGTGACCCTTATCGATCAGCTGCCGCCGACCGCCGACCCCGACGCCCTCTTCGAGGCCTTCTCCTCCTGGGCCGAGGACCGGGGCATCACGCTCTACCCGGCCCAGGAAGAGGCACTGATCGAGGTCGTCTCCGGGGCCAACGTGATCTTGTCCACACCCACCGGATCGGGAAAGTCGCTGGTCGCGGCGGGTGCGCACTTCACCGCGCTCGCCAATGACCAGGTGACCTTCTACACGGCGCCGATCAAGGCGCTGGTGTCGGAGAAGTTCTTCGACCTGTGCAAGCTCTTCGGCACCGAGAACGTCGGCATGCTGACCGGCGACGCCTCCGTGAACGCGGACGCCCCGGTGATCTGCTGCACGGCCGAGGTGCTCGCCTCGATCGCGCTGCGCGACGGCAAGTACGCCGACATCGGCCAGGTCGTCATGGACGAGTTCCACTTCTACGCCGAGCAGGACCGCGGCTGGGCCTGGCAGATCCCGCTGCTCGAACTCCCCCAGGCGCAGTTCGTCCTCATGTCGGCGACGCTCGGCGACGTGTCGATGTTCGAGAAGGACCTGACCCGGCGCACCGGGCGGCCGACCTCCGTGGTCCGCTCGGCGACCCGGCCCGTGCCGCTGTCGTACGAGTACCGGCTCACGCCCATCACGGACACCCTGACCGAGCTCCTGGAGACCAAGCAGGCGCCCGTCTACATCGTGCACTTCACGCAGGCGCAGGCCGTCGAGCGCGCGCAGTCGCTGATGAGCATCAACATGTGCACGCGCGAGGAGAAGGACCAGATCGCCGAGCTCATCGGCAACTTCCGGTTCACCACCAAGTTCGGCCAGAACCTCTCGCGGTACGTCCGGCACGGCATCGGAGTGCACCACGCGGGCATGCTGCCGAAGTACCGGCGGCTGGTGGAGAAGCTCGCCCAGGCGGGTCTCCTGAAGGTGATCTGCGGGACGGACACCCTTGGCGTCGGCGTGAACGTGCCGATCCGCACGGTGCTCTTCACGGCCCTCACCAAGTACGACGGCAACCGGGTGCGGACCCTGCGGGCCCGGGAGTTCCACCAGATCGCGGGCCGGGCCGGCCGCGCCGGCTTCGACACCGCCGGCTTCGTGGTGGCCCAGGCCCCCGAGCACGTCATCGAGAACGAGAAGGCGCTCGCGAAGGCCGGCGACGACCCGAAGAAGCGCCGCAAGGTGGTCCGCAAGAAGGCCCCCGAGGGCTTCGTCGCCTGGAGCGACACCACCTTCGAGAAGCTGATCGACGCCGAGCCGGAGCCGCTGACCTCCCGCTTCAAGGTCACCAACATCATGCTGCTCTCGGTGATCGCCCGTCCCGGCAACGCCTTCGAGGCGATGCGCAAGCTCCTGGAGGACAACCACGAGCCGCGCAAGGCGCAGCTGCGGCACATCCGCCGGGCCATCGCGATCTACCGCTCGCTGCTCGACGGCGGTGTGGTGGAGCAGCTCGACGAGCCGGACGCCGAGGGCCGCACGATCCGGCTGACCGTCGACCTCCAGCAGGACTTCGCGCTCAACCAGCCGCTGTCGACGTTCGCCCTGGCCGCCTTCGACCTGCTCGACCCGGAGTCCCCCTCGTACGCCCTGGACATGGTGTCCGTCGTCGAGTCGACGCTCGACGACCCGCGCCAGATCCTCGCCGCCATGCAGAACAAGGCGCGCGGGGAGGCCGTCGGGCAGATGAAGGCGGACGGCGTCGAGTACGAGGAGCGGATGGAGCGGCTCCAGGACATCTCGTACCCGAAGCCGCTGGAGGAGCTGCTCTGGCACGCGTACAACGTGTACCGGAAGTCGCACCCGTGGGTCGGCGACCACCCGGTGTCGCCTAAGTCGGTCATCCGTGACATGTACGAACGGGCCCTGACGTTCACGGAGTTCACCTCCTGGTACGAGCTGGCCCGGACCGAGGGCATCGTGCTGCGGTACCTGGCGAGCGCGTACAAGGCGCTCGACCACACCATCCCCGACGACCTGAAGACCGAGGACCTGGAGGACCTGATCGCCTGGCTGGGCGAGATGGTGCGCCAGGTGGACTCCTCGCTGCTCGACGAGTGGGAGCAGCTCGCCAACCCGGAGATCCAGACGGCCGAGGAGGCCCAGGAGAAGGCCGACCAGGTCAAGCCGGTCACGGCGAACGCCCGCGCCTTCCGGGTCCTGGTGCGCAACGCGATGTTCCGCCGGGTGGAGCTGGCCGCCCTCGACAACGTCGACGCGCTCGGCGACCTCGACGCGGAGGCCGGCTGGGATGCGGACGCGTGGGGCGAGGCGATGGACGCCTACTGGGACGAGTACGACGACCTCGGTACGGGTCCGGACGCGCGCGGCCCGAAGCTGCTGGCGATCGAGGAGGACGCGGCGCACGGGCTGTGGCGCGTCCGGCAGACCTTCGCCGACCCGAACGGCGACCATGACTGGGGCATCAGCGCGGAGGTGGATCTCGCGGCCTCCGACGAGGAGGGCCGGGCCGTGGTCCGCGTGACGTCCGTCGGACAGCTGTAG
- a CDS encoding acyl-CoA thioesterase: protein MTNPAERLVDLLDLEQIEVNIFRGRSPQESLQRVFGGQVAGQALVAAGRTTEGDRPVHSLHAYFLRPGRPGVPIVYQVERVRDGRSFTTRRVTAIQEGRTIFNLTASFHKPEEGAFEHQLPPRHLTDPDSLPNLADEIRQHLGALPEALERMARRQPFDIRYVDRLRWTPEEVKDADPRSAVWMRAVGPLGDDPLVHTCALTYASDMTLLDAVRIPVEPLWGPRGFDMASLDHAMWFHRPFRADEWFLYDQESPIATGGRGLARGRIYDREGRLLVSVVQEGLFRKL, encoded by the coding sequence ATGACCAACCCCGCCGAGAGGCTCGTGGACCTGCTCGACCTGGAGCAGATCGAGGTGAACATCTTCCGTGGGCGCAGCCCGCAGGAGTCGCTGCAGCGGGTCTTCGGCGGGCAGGTCGCCGGTCAGGCCCTGGTGGCGGCCGGCCGCACCACGGAGGGCGACCGGCCGGTGCACTCGCTGCACGCCTACTTCCTGCGGCCGGGGCGGCCCGGGGTGCCGATCGTGTACCAGGTGGAACGGGTGCGCGACGGGCGGTCGTTCACGACCCGCCGGGTCACGGCGATCCAGGAGGGTCGGACGATCTTCAACCTGACGGCCTCCTTCCACAAGCCGGAGGAGGGCGCCTTCGAGCATCAGCTGCCGCCGCGGCACCTGACCGACCCGGACAGCCTGCCGAACCTCGCCGACGAGATCCGGCAGCACCTGGGCGCGCTGCCGGAGGCGCTGGAGCGGATGGCCCGCCGACAGCCCTTCGACATCCGGTACGTGGACCGGCTGCGGTGGACGCCGGAGGAGGTCAAGGACGCGGACCCGCGGAGCGCGGTGTGGATGCGGGCGGTGGGCCCGCTGGGCGACGACCCGCTGGTCCACACCTGCGCCCTCACGTACGCCTCGGACATGACGCTCCTGGACGCGGTCCGGATCCCCGTCGAACCCCTCTGGGGCCCGCGGGGCTTCGACATGGCCTCCCTGGACCACGCGATGTGGTTCCACCGGCCGTTCCGGGCGGACGAGTGGTTCCTGTACGACCAGGAGTCCCCGATCGCGACGGGCGGCCGGGGCCTGGCCCGCGGCCGCATCTACGACCGCGAGGGCAGGCTGCTCGTGTCGGTGGTCCAGGAGGGCCTGTTCAGGAAGCTCTGA